The Anabas testudineus chromosome 1, fAnaTes1.2, whole genome shotgun sequence genomic sequence TGTTTGTCAACTTTTCTTATGTTGACTAAcactaacatttgttttttccctAACAACATACCTGGCCTGATTTCCATTATATTGTAGATCTCATGAACATTAAATTTTGAATTCTGGACTTGAGAGtatataatatttctatttgcaGCAAGTGCACAAACCTTCACCAATGGCAGAACCAGCTACAGCCATCATACGGATTACCGCCAAGAGAGAACAGAAGAACGGGGAGATGTATGTAGACAGAATCAGTGACTGTATCTTGAATTTTCTTATAAGAGAAATATTTAGATGGAACATATTTAGTTGCACATATTTGCAATGGTTTGATTGATGCGCGTCTTTGAGCTATATGTGTTGATTGCATAAAATATTATGTCTTGTTAAAACTGACATTGTACTGTTTGTTTCTAGGGCGGTTTCTCAATGTTTATCCAGCTAATGCCCATCGTGGTCCTGATTTTAGTGTCAATACTGAGCCAGATGATGGTGTCTCCTCCACCGTACAGTCTCTATTCTAGACTGTAAGTGCACACACTCATTGACTTAAGGCATTCTCTAGTCCCTTACGCTAACCTTACTCATTATACCTGAAAGTCTTAACCCCCCTAGctataaattaaatttgtatGTCACACAATAGAAACATTCACATGTGTGCAGGTACATTTTACTAAAACCTGCAATACTTCACAgtaaatcacaaataaaaaaatatctgcCTATTGATTGTATGAATTACTGTCAAGATTCAGCATATGGAACATGTCTTTTCCAGGTCCACTGGACAGACCATAAAACGTCAGACAGAAAACCTGCGTGTCGACTACTATGTCACTAGAGACTTCAAGTCTGAGTACAAGGGGTCGGCACTGCAGCAAATTGAGAAGAATGTGGAGGAAGACTACGTATCTAATGTCAGAAATAATTGttggaaagagagacagacaagtgAGTAACTGTTAAATGCATCCTCAAAATATGCTTACACAATTCAATAACAGTATGTGGTGTTTAGTTTCTCCCTGAGCTATTATTTTATTACCcacattgttttttgtctgattGTCTCTTCCAGAAACAGACCTGTTGTATGCTGCTAAAGTATACAGGGACGACCGAATGCGCAGGAAGGCAGAGCTCATGCCAATGGATAACTGCAAGGAGTTGGATAGACTAAATAACCTATTCAGAGGCGGATGAACTGGGTGCAGTTAGATTGTATAAAGTGTATGAATAGATgtgtatgttcatgtttttttaaaaagagaagtCTTTATGCTAGGAGCAAGTGAAATAATTTAGCTCTAttgttaaagttttaaaatgtccttttccTGATATCTCTCTGCCAaattctcttcctcctcagtcCAGCCACACCCCAGGAATCGCCTTGTTACAGCTTAAACTATCTCCAGACACTGTAGAAAACTCCAGATTGGTTCTTTTGATACTTGTGTTTTCATGGAAACAAGGACAAGAATACTTGATTGTAATGCCATGTGCTTCAAGTAGAGAGAACTCAAGAGACATTGtgcacaagcaaaaaaaaaaaacacgcttTCTGCATCATCTGCTCGACATAAATATAAGATGTTGGACTTTATAGGTTCACCTGGAGCTTCTGTCCTTGACCCAAATCCATTTCCTGaagaacacagaaacaaagaaggaaatttaaaaaagaaaatgtttgttttcaatgtTAGGTATGGATGAAGATCAGTGGATCATGTGGAGTTAAATATGATTTTGCTACTACAGAACATTTTTATCTTGTCCACTTCAAAAAGTGAAGTTGGTTGAACTAAATATGAAAGGACATCGAAACTGTTATTCATAAATtgatgtacattttcatttttgaatgTTTGAAGTTCATGCAGTTATTTAACTAACTTTagaagaattttttttttcttcaatgcTCGCctaatgatttaaataaagtaaaattattacCATAGACTGGATCTATGTGTTTccaaatcaaatataaaagacctgaattacaaaataaataaatgttttgtgattAACATCAAATGGTATGCTGCCATAAAGTTAATTGGTGcaataattagttaattaaaaaattacattaattaatcaGCTAATTAATCAACTACTTTAATAAGAGATTtatctttatcatttttatatataactACGTGTTTTGCAGTGCATTTATATTTGATTCCAAGTTACAGGTTCAGCTTGTTGACAGAcaattttcaaatttaaatattttgaccATAAGTCCCTTTTTCATTTTACGACAATAAcctttcataataataaaattaataaatgttaataaatgtcaGTAGTGCATCTGCTGAGTCTAAACATTAGCCTATTAAAAACGTCCACAAGGGGACCCTGGAGGTGTCttatggggttgataagcacTGCCTCCCACTGTTCCCTTCATGTAATATAAGGCAGTTTACACCAGATAATTCCTCTGCTTAAGTGCATGCATCATAGTTTAAAATGCAGATGTGGTTAATAAGTATGTTTAATGTACTTATGTAGAATTTCAAGGTACTTCCATTTTATGTTAGTCCAGTACAATTTTGTTTACATACTACAAAAAATACTAGTACAAAGTATGATTAACACATTGTTGTTATAGATTAACAATAATACAGAACATAAATTACTTAACTGTTAGAATTAGCGCCATTCGTCTGTGCTGTTTTCACCATTTCTTTTGGGTTTACAGCACCAATGTATAATCAAATATGTTCACACTAAATATTTTAGAGGGTTTGCTTCACAGTTGTGCAGCcctgtttgtctttgttatgGTTACcaaccaaaatgtaaaattccAAATAGAAAAAGTTTCTAAAGGCCTGCATTAGCAAGAATAATGTTTCCATCaagtaaaacctgtttcagtaTACATGATTACACCTGACTATTGTTTTAAGACTTTTGTTTTGAAGCCCTGCATTCAAACTCTTGATACGGTCACGTGATCCTCGGTTGCCATCGGTCACGTGATTCGCTGACGCAGCGTTTAAACGTCGTACGTGCTCGACACCCGCGCCTGCGTCGCAGCGTCAGTAGCTCCTGTGGCTCTTGGAAGAGACATGACAACAAACTATAGCGAAAGCTAAGATGCTATGAAGACACCTTGAGGAATAAATCAGCTTCAGTTCAACCTACGTGCCGGGAAGCGCAGGTTTCTGGCTCTGACGTGACGTGGACTATGCACTGTCACAGCTGcgtctgtgttttcctgctgggtttgtgttttgtgttcgGAGGTCTCCCTCATGTGTCCACCTGCAAGCAGGATCCAGAGACTCCAGACTGGAGGATGACTCTGAAAACTATTCGTAACGGAATACACAAGATTGACACATATCTCAATGCAGCACTGGACTTGTTTGGTGGCGATGACGGCCTGTGTCATTATAGGTGTAGTGATGGTAACGTCATGTTGTCTTCTTATTTCAAATCGTTTCTCAAAGTGAACAGTTGTTTTCTCAAACTCATTAATAACTAACATAGCACTCATGGTGACAGCTGGTGTCACTTACTGGCACTGTCACTTACATCTACACATCAGTCATACTATGTGTCTCACACCTGTGTCTTTATCTGTTCTGTcaagttaaaatgaaagaacTGTTGATCATTAAGAAGCAAACTTTgagttttcagtttcagtacaGTTTGGAACTACAACATATGATTTATTGCTATGTTAGTTGCACAGCTGTTAAATAATTTGCTCTGTGGTCATCTCTGACATCAAGATAACCACAAGTGGCATCAAGAAACGTCCTCACCGTTTGTGTTTACAGGTTACAAGCCAGTGCCACGCCCTGGGTACAAGCACCCACCACCTAACGGATGCGGCTCCCCTTTGTTTGGATTTCAGGTAGTGTGTAGAGTTTGACTGTTCCTTGTGTTGCCGTGTGAATTCAGATTTACATAGTGGCAGAGCATGCAAACTGCACTTATCTCGTACAGCATATGTTgccttagattttttttatatgtaaataatgtGTACAATATATAGGCGGAGTGTGGATATAACTGTGGGGTAGTAAAGTAAGCAATCCCTTTCAAATTACTTGTCTATATTAAATACACCCATTAAACAATCTGGTGCAAAACGCAAGTGAGTGTTAGGTGGCTTAACCTCCTTAAGTAGCAAGCTCCTGAAGTGTTTTGTGGATTTAATCCATGGAAAAATGGTATGTATTTTAATCTGATGCAGTTCTTTATGACTCTGGTTATTGCAATGATGGTGTTATAGATAAGAATGTTAAAACAACACTTGCATGAAACTATAgtgcaatgttttatttacagtattagaTTTTTAGAAATACTGGGACTAAAACACTCACAGCTTAATCTCCTAGTTAGGAGTTTATGAAACTTAATTTTACATGTTATCACTGAACCAAAATAATATATTGCATGTATATGACAATTAACAgacttgctgttgttttctaGTTTGATATAGGTATTCCTTCGATGACTAAATGCTGTAACCAGCATGATCGCTGCTATGACACCTGTGGCCGTGAGAAACATGACTGTGATGAGCAGTTCCAGGAATGTCTGGAGACCATCTGTAGGAATGTGCAAAGAACTCTGGGATTGGCCCAGAGCGTCCAAGGTGAGAGACTTGGCCACCTACTATGACCCTGTCCCACAATATCTGCCAGTTAAACTTCAACAGTAGAGTCAATGAAGGCTGTCAGTCTTGATTATGATATCCTGGTCTCGTCTCCTTTCCAGACAGAGACTGAGTCAGTGGTGACACAGTTTTTGAGCAGCTAATGGGCGTTTAGAGACTGTAGATGATCTgttgtaatttacattttatgaaatgacattttgtgtgcatggaaatACACAGCGGAGTTTGATTTCCAACATGTAGTGTACAGCAGGAAATTGTCTGAGTTAGAGATACATATGTAGAGATACTCCACTTGACATAACATGACAGCGgagatcacatttcatcattacagactttgtactaggTGGCTCATGGAAAGGTCTGAGTAATATTAAGGCTGTTAAGTGTTAGACATGTTCAGGGTTCCTGTGCATGTCTGGAAGCAGCTTATGATAGAATTTGCATTAGATCGGGACTGCTGCATTTAAATGGTAAAAAGTTACTTACAGCATAATCATAACCCTCTGCTCTTTCTTGTCTTCTTTGCAGCTTGTGAGTCAGCGGTGACTCTGCTGTTTGATGCTGTCATGCACTTGGGATGTAAGCCTTACTTGGACAGCCAGAGAGactcctgtgtgtgtcagtatgaAGTGAAGAGGGAACTGTAACACTGCCACAGGAACAAGACTGTAAAACGGACTGATTCAAAAGCACAAAACTGACAGAAGGACAGCAGCAATTAGCTTTGTTTGTAGATTTTCTCAGGGATAGTGTCTTTGCACACTCCCCTCCCTTTACTGAAGTTTTATAATGCACACTTCTGTTAGACAAGTGAATGTGGATTGACGTTAGTTTTTAGAATGAACGATTAATATCTTTCCTATCCAGTTCATAATTTATATATTGTTAATAATGTGCAACATGTTTGTCCTGTTATGGACTGAAAATGGGTGTTCAGGGTTTCAGTGGGTCTTTGGTGCATAGGTGGGGTCTAGTCTATAAGGCTGGACATTATAAGTCTGAAATTCTTAATAATTTTCTAGGAAGTTTCCCAAAAATATTTTAGTACATAAAATGGAGACCACTTTAAAATAATACACTTTAAAGTAATGTAATTCATTTCAACTCTATTAGTAGGTATACGGCAGGTCAGCTGAACACACCACAAGGTGCCGTTACAGTAGTCAAAATCATACTACTAAGCATAAATGGAAATCTAAGAATTccaataattattaataaataacataatcTTAATTAATCTGTTTTTCAAGAAATGTCTCATGGAAAATGGGCCAGTGCTGTATGGGGTGTGAAGTCAAACATTACTGGCTAGTTCCTATTACCATGAGAACATGAGTCAAATAGAAGCATAGACAAGTAAAACAATGTATGTTTCTACAGCATCCAAAACCTTTTCAGCTTTACTTTTATAAAGTTTGTAAAATATCACATGGAGGTTAGTGCACTGGTGAACTCAAATGATGTGACAACACTGTGAAAAAACCTGTTTAACtgtcattaaaaatgaagaaacaacgGAAAATGGTCTTACTGATAATTGTCTACAATTGTCATTGTATACATTTTTGGATAAACACTGCTTCTTATaagcagcctttttttttacttggtaAGCTTTAAGGGCCACTGAGAAACAGATTTGCATTGTTTCTCCAAAACATTGTCTTATCTTTACATTATTTGGTTTTAGAGAACCACTAAAACCACATATATGCTGCATATTAACTTTTGACATAATCCCAAAAAGCCTGATCTTAAATAAGATAGTAATTTTTGATTGGGTTGATTGATTTTCTGCTGCTTATCCAGGTGGATGGTTTCTGGAAAAACTGCCAAACGTTTCTTTTCTtgaaagaggaaagaacagcaggctaaaaaaaacaacaacaacaaggaaaaacactgggcaggtttgTGGAACCTGGAGATATACTGCTCTGAGGACAAGGACACTTGtaaaaaagtacagagagagggagaaggaacaTAAAGTGAAGTATTAatcaaaaatgtattgattaaagataaatatagGCATTAGATACATAGTTAGGTCATAGGACTGTGTCAGGATGTActgataaaattaaaaatagttctacttttattttaccattacTTTGCGTGGTTTGAAACTGATTGGCTTCATCTCCTTGTCAttcttaataatttaaatattaatatttaatcttCAGTCCCTCATACCTGTTCGACTGCTCTAATGTGTCAAACACGGAAGTGCTGGCTGTTACGTGAGAGCCAATCGTGTCCTGGTATTGTCTCTTTTAGCCAATGAGATAGCAGGGGGCGGGACCGAGCTCAGCTTTTATCGACGAAGCAAATTCATTTGTCTTCTTAGAGAAGAAAATCTGTGAACATGTCTGACACGGTGGGAAAGAGTGAAGGtaacaactttaaaaacatgtttatagatagaataaataaactgcagagTGTTGACTACAGATGTGAAAAGTTATTAGAACAAATGTGATGAGTTCAGGAACCAGTGAAGTAGTGTTTACTAACGCTGTTGGTACTTTGTAGTTACGGAAGTGCTGAAACACCTGAActagttttctctgttttcattcagtcgTCAGGTTAgtttaacttgttttaatgaCATGTGATTCATTGACTTTCCCAGTTACTCAAGACAGCAGACCTGCAACACACAGGATGGGTGAGTGCTTCACActatattatttattctgttttacactattttaaagatatattataaacatatttttaaaatgacagatagATTGAAGtttgaaaagaagagaggagacacgTTTTCTACAGCGAAGAAAAAGTGAAACGAATGTACCGTTAGAAAGAAGTCAGGTTTTATTGCTACTAAGGTCAAAGTACAGCCAACGTTTACATAAgaaattaactttattattacaGATATAAATCATGTGCAGAGGATTTTGTCACttagaaactgaaactgagcaaaaacattttttggtcAATAGTTGTACTTAATTAACTACATATATTCAAAAATgtatacaaacacactcaagACCCTTTTTTACACCTCTAAACTGCTGCCCTGCTACACAAAATCTAATCTACATATCTGTAGGGTGGAGTGTGGATGTCCCACTTTGAGCATTTGTTCTTTTAGCAGCCTTTTCCATCTTTCTCCACCTGTCACCCACATATTGGACTCTAAGCTGATGGAACAATGGCTGCTTGACCCCATAACAGAAGCAATTCATGCACCTGCAGTTGTACTGTTaacaatgtattattatttagtaaGTATATTCTGCACTATTGCGTGTGTTACTTATGTatgtgtgattttgtttatttatagcGGACACAAAGAACCTAATGGAGACTGATGCGATTATCAGAAGGTGAATTTCTTGTTGTTTGGGTGGTTATCAGGTGTAAATTGTCACTGCACTCCGGTTCTCAGTTCACACCTAATATTGTTCCCTTTTATTGTGCTTTTTCATTGTTCAAAAGCTCTTTAGCTCTAGATCCTGAAGAGGAGTATCCTATGAACAACAAACGTCGAGGTCTTGCTCTCATCTTTAACCAAGAACGATTCTACTGGCAATTGGGGTTGTGTGATAGGTATGGAACTGAGTCTGACGGCCGCAACTTGGAGAACAGGTAACTTTTTCCATTGAGCTGCTGGAAAGGAACACTGTGGCTTAACTTTGTGATCATGAGCTATGTTCATGTGTCTATTAGATGGTTCTTTTTTAGAATTTGTATTAGATGTTTTGGTCATTGAGTCCTTTGTATTTCATTACATGAtctgttttttccatttctcaaGACTCAATGGTCTAGGCTTTGACGTGAGGTCTTATGATAGCTACAATAAGGCAGAAGTCGAAGCATTAATCAATGAAGGTAAGAACACACATGATCACCTTTAAGAACTACTGCAAAGTACAGCAAGTTAAAACTATcacagttataataataaatactccTTGTTTAAGGAGTTTAGTGTATGTTCCAACTGTTAGAGAGATGTTCAGCTGGAATACAATTTTGGACGctatagtttttgttttgttgttgaactgtGCTGCATTATACTGCTGGATTATTTCACCTAGCCTCACTGATTTAAGTTAGTTggataaaataatacaaacacctGCCAGTGTAATGTAATAAAGTTCAACATGACCATACAGTTAGCACCACTCTGTGTGAATGTAGGATTTACTGCAGGGTTGCTGCTTAGGACCCCATGGGTTTTTAGCTAGTTGTACCTAATATTCTGCCAACACATGACATGTTGTAGTACAATTTACTTTTGGCTCTTCCAGTTGCAAGTGTAACAAATAGCATGATGTCCCACCAGCTGCGCAGGCCGATCATTCAGATGCAGACTGCTTTTTGCTTGTCTTTCTGAGCCACGGTGAGGATGAACATGTTTACACCAGAGATGGCAAGATCAGCATCAAGGATATCGTATCCCAGTTTAAAGGAACTGAGTGCAGAAGCCTTGTTGGAAAACCAAAGATCTTCATATGGCaggtatatatataaataaatcccTCACAGAACCAAAAAGCGcgtaaaatattatttgttttacatgtgttttaCTTGCTTACGTCACTAACTAAGTTCATGGGGTTGTGTCTGTCACCAGGCTTGCCGTGGAGATCAGCATGATGACCCAGTGACAGCCTGTGATGCAGTGGACAGTAGGCCAATGACAAATGAGGTGGTGGTGGATGCAACTGCTGTACACACTCTTCCTGCTGGAGCTGATTTCATCATGTGCTACTCTGTGGCTGAAGGTAAGGCCATGTGGGATAATTCAAACTCTCTTAATCTGGTCTTAAACTGAAAGATTCACTTTATTTGATTCAGTTGATACTGACTTATATGTACTAGTAATTATACTTAGAAACTAGAATACATTTATTAGGTAATAGgcttttttaatgtctttttttctgatcaCTCAGTAGCTGTTCTGTCCTGTGTCTTCTGTTAAGGTTACTATTCCTATCGGGAAACCAACAACGGCTCCTGGTATATCCAGGACCTGTGTGAGCTGCTTGGGGAGTATGGGGATTCCCTTGAATTCACACATTTACTCACCCTGGTCAACAGAAAAGTGTCACAGAGGAGCGTTGAGATGAGTAGAGACAAGAATGCCATTGGAAAGAAGCAAGTACCGTGCTTTACTTCAATGCTCACCAAGAAACTCTACTTCCGCCCAAAAAAGTGTTAGCTTCAGACCTCTGTCAATACATTAGATGGTTTTTATGATGACATCTTGGAAATGGGGTCTTctaaaacaacttttaaagaagtttctgatttaatttctAGTCCATTACACATTTACAATGTTTAGGAACActatttacatttgcattaataAATCTCCCTTCTCTTCATTGATTATTAAAGACCGTGGTtataaaataacaggaacacGCTTATTCACGTGAAAAAATGTAATCTTCCTGGCCTCGTGTGATCTCTTCATTTGAGAAACGACAtgtcatttgttaatttgtAAATTATGCAAAGATTAATCGTAAGAAACAACAATATTGAAGGAGTAATATTTATTCAACACAGCTACATGTATTTTATGTGACACTGTATTGACTGATATGTGAATAGAGCATTTCAGGTACTTTAGAAACAGTGTCACCATAATATTTCTCCTAAGATCAACACTTTGTAATACTGTACTCACACATAGCTACACTGGATTAGACTTCTGTACAGTTTGTCAAGAGCAGATCATTGAAATAAAGcattaacctttatttaaaaacattagagCCACTGTGACACAGTAGATTTAAGTAGTGAGATTATGGTTATTTACTAAAACTAGTTTGGTCTTAAAGGATGACTTATTGAACAATAGCTTTAACAacactgtgtgatttgtttttccagaaATGAATTAACCCAAATGGGTTATTTTGAGACAATCCCACTgggtatacagtatgtatgttttAAGGTGTTCCTGTTATTTTGTCCAGCTTCTGTCACTTTTTAGCTAATTTTAACATCcttgacatgtttttgtttattgttagaTCAGTCTCACTACACTAATGttgtctttttctgcagccaGAGTCTTTCCTAAGTGAAAGTTGGCTCAGAATCAACATGGTCCCTAAGGAAGCTGGAAATCTCAGGCTTATCTGGTTTTAGCTGTAAAGTCAGACATATCATTTCAATGTGACTGTAACATGTCACAACCAGGGGCAGTATAGGGGgaatttgtgtttctgcagttctTTGTGATGCAGCATTTTATGGTACTAAATTTAATGACATATATTCGCACCTATAACACCAGCAAACATACCTCAGGGAGTAGAAGTGTCCTTTTCAACGTGCTGTGGACCAGGAACACTTTAAGCTGTGTCACTTGATCTACGactcaggaaaaacaaagatactaacacacactgatgttgtcTTATTGTGACAATGAGGTGACAAGATAAAGCCCTTATACAATGAATTCTGTGTGATGATTTGTCTTATAAAGCCTTTGTGCATTCATGTGATGCATCTATAAGACTTCATCTCCATCTTGTTATCTGTCCACCAGCAGCGACTACAATCAAACCTTTGAGATTTCTTTAAGAAGACATTGTGCAGACAAGAAAATCTCGCAGTAACGGCCAAatacttcattcattcatttatttcagtgtttgtgtttctctcaaaGATACAATTAGCATCATTATCAAAACAAAACGAAACACATAATGATATGGATTCCTAGTAAAAAGATGCCATTATCAGAATATCAGAACATTATCAGCAGAGTTGTTTTTGCTCCAGATCGTGTGAGTAGGTGACAAATCTTTATGACTTGTCTTTGTTCATGGCTTTGACTGGATCTGTTCAAGTGGCATCTGAAGTTGAGTTGAACATCTCAGGCGCTTCAGTTCTTCCTCCACCTGACAAAgtcacagagaacacagagtcATGATTTATCATAAACTATCACATTTAC encodes the following:
- the pla2g12a gene encoding group XIIA secretory phospholipase A2, yielding MHCHSCVCVFLLGLCFVFGGLPHVSTCKQDPETPDWRMTLKTIRNGIHKIDTYLNAALDLFGGDDGLCHYRCSDGYKPVPRPGYKHPPPNGCGSPLFGFQFDIGIPSMTKCCNQHDRCYDTCGREKHDCDEQFQECLETICRNVQRTLGLAQSVQACESAVTLLFDAVMHLGCKPYLDSQRDSCVCQYEVKREL
- the LOC113161824 gene encoding caspase-6-like — its product is MSDTVGKSEVTQDSRPATHRMADTKNLMETDAIIRSSLALDPEEEYPMNNKRRGLALIFNQERFYWQLGLCDRYGTESDGRNLENRLNGLGFDVRSYDSYNKAEVEALINEAAQADHSDADCFLLVFLSHGEDEHVYTRDGKISIKDIVSQFKGTECRSLVGKPKIFIWQACRGDQHDDPVTACDAVDSRPMTNEVVVDATAVHTLPAGADFIMCYSVAEGYYSYRETNNGSWYIQDLCELLGEYGDSLEFTHLLTLVNRKVSQRSVEMSRDKNAIGKKQVPCFTSMLTKKLYFRPKKC